In one window of Ptiloglossa arizonensis isolate GNS036 chromosome 5, iyPtiAriz1_principal, whole genome shotgun sequence DNA:
- the LOC143147054 gene encoding uncharacterized protein LOC143147054 isoform X2 gives MEDEINCEDPQFISMFESCLRVEFETARNTLLGLKSEINDLKVKVHTQLKTRKELKERVKNSQENVSILTYTLNKQVKHVAEISDTVELTKSNLDSDHKIMMFESERRENILKKYENTWQTYQAKYEDFPLANTRKEAKMKLEKLRVEEMVIQYKINEIKKASRQRERITWLRLRERIVEFARDILNNRALDQKLINLNKGIVDLKEQLTAMDNERAAQLQIQEEEKRARALKMLEMPPPKVNLNHMRKIYGSGLKTNFVDGWKSNFENSFDSMSIDTLMLEEMCLADENPQQSNSQNSNQIRTNKNSSPGNASIDSSKSQEEMEHVDAIDTEPNEELDQRMEDEVQQEGLKEAAVPLSGDKLIVEGNEDQKEEEEEEEVPAKRMKLIVEDDKNVSPTSTSKGTGLERTKSQLVDAFTGPRIARIQEVRYKVSPMTKMVQSQPSPSRAVGTDKGNSSFSKVAAGKGYTVDGFASPGILKIGTDRYKVSPMTKTVQSKPNSSSIHLPYGSPCPEILEIGTDRYKVSSMTKTIQNKLNSSSIHLPYGSPCPEILEIGTDRYKVSPMTKTVQSKLNSSSSQLLNRSPGPGISRREADCYKISPMIKRTQSKPGSHMAAPSSCPTVSKIGASLYNASPRTRTVQSKPNIPSPGISRIGADRCNVSPMTKIEQSNLNPSRSFNYGYSDKDNSSFCATSNRAAEKDSHLADRSPGLGIMRILEDRCNVSPIRKVNSINSNPCSMFTPGNYDYSNISNMSFFANDNLPNLKGDQISLYDGSIRDFCGCSNISTPIENPSMDLIATSTANLPTVNTGQTFSQFNFGSILENQPASSRGNILF, from the exons ATGGAGGATGAAATTAATTGCGAGGATCCGCAGTTCATAAGTATGTTTGAATCCTGTCTTCGCGTGGAATTCGAGACAGCAAGAAACACTCTATTAG GTCTCAAGAGTGAAATAAACGATCTCAAGGTCAAGGTGCATACGCAATTGAAAACCAGAAAGGAGCTGAAGGAGAGGGTGAAAAATTCACAGGAGAACGTTTCGATCCTAACCTATACTTTGAATAA ACAGGTCAAACACGTCGCCGAAATTTCCGATACAGTCGAGTTAACGAAGTCTAACCTGGACAGTGATCACAAAATCATGATGTTCGAATCGGAACGACGCGAAAATATTCTCAAGAAGTACGAGAACACGTGGCAGACGTATCAG GCGAAGTACGAAGACTTCCCATTAGCGAACACCAGAAAGGAAGCGAAAATGAAACTGGAGAAGCTTCGAGTTGAAGAAATGGTGATCCAGTATAAAATTAACGAGATAAAGAAAGCATCGAGGCAACGTGAACGTATTACGTGGTTGAGACTCCGCGAAAGGATCGTTGAGTTTGCACGTGATATTTTAAACAACAGAGCCCTCGACCAGAAATTGATCAACTTGAATAAAGGTATCGTCGACCTTAAAGAACAGCTGACCGCCATGGATAATGAG cGAGCTGCTCAGCTGCAGAttcaagaagaagagaagagggCACGTGCCTTGAAGATGTTGGAAATGCCCCCACCGAAGGTTAACTTGAATCACATGCGAAAGATTTATGGTAGCGGATTGAAGACCAACTTCGTGGATGGCTGGAAATCGAATTTCGAGAATTCCTTTG ACTCCATGTCGATCGACACCTTGATGTTGGAGGAGATGTGCTTGGCAGACGAGAACCCCCAGCAGTCGAATTCTCAGAACTCGAACCAGATTCGGACCAATAAGAATTCCAGTCCTGGGAACGCGTCGATCGATTCCAGTAAGAGCCAGGAGGAAATGGAACACGTGGACGCGATCGATACAGAGCCAAACGAGGAACTGGATCAACGAATGGAGGACGAAGTTCAACAAGAGGGTTTGAAGGAGGCTGCGGTGCCTTTGAGCGGAGATAAGCTCATAGTCGAAGGGAACGAGGatcagaaggaggaggaggaggaagaggaagttCCAGCGAAGAGGATGAAGTTGATCGTTGAGGATGATAAGAACGTGTCACCAACGAGTACATCGAAAGGTACGGGTCTGGAAAGGACGAAGAGTCAGTTGGTCGATGCATTTACTGGTCCGAGGATCGCAAGGATTCAGGAGGTCCGTTACAAAGTATCACCGATGACGAAGATGGTGCAGAGCCAACCTAGTCCCTCCAGGGCAGTTGGCACTGACAAGGGCAATTCCAGCTTCTCCAAGGTAGCTGCTGGAAAAGGTTACACGGTCGATGGGTTTGCCAGTCCAGGGATCTTGAAGATCGGGACAGATCGTTACAAAGTATCACCCATGACGAAGACAGTCCAGAGTAAACCCAACAGTTCCA GTATTCACTTGCCCTACGGATCTCCGTGTCCAGAGATTTTGGAGATCGGGACAGATCGTTACAAAGTATCATCCATGACGAAGACAATCCAGAATAAACTCAACAGTTCTA GTATTCACTTGCCCTACGGATCTCCGTGTCCAGAGATTTTGGAGATCGGGACAGATCGTTACAAAGTATCACCCATGACGAAGACAGTCCAGAGTAAACTCAACAGTTCCAGTAG TCAGTTGCTTAATAGATCTCCTGGTCCAGGAATCTCGAGGAGAGAGGCAGATTGTTACAAAATATCACCAATGATTAAGAGAACGCAGAGTAAACCAG GTAGTCACATGGCTGCTCCATCTTCGTGTCCAACAGTCTCGAAGATCGGGGCTAGCCTGTACAATGCATCACCAAGGACGAGGACAGTGCAGAGCAAACCTAATATCCCCA GTCCAGGGATTTCCAGGATAGGAGCAGATCGTTGCAACGTGTCACCAATGACGAAGATAGAACAGAGCAATCTTAATCCCTCCAGGTCTTTCAACTATGGCTACTCTGATAAGGACAACTCCAGCTTCTGCGCGACTAGCAACCGAGCTGCTGAAAAAGATAGCCACCTGGCCGATAGATCTCCAGGTCTAGGGATTATGAGGATCCTGGAGGATCGTTGCAACGTATCACCAATTAGGAAGGTAAATTCGATCAACTCGAATCCCTGCAGTATGTTCACTCCAGGCAACTACGACTACTCCAATATCAGCAACATGAGCTTCTTCGCCAATGACAATTTACCAAATCTGAAAG GCGATCAAATATCACTGTACGACGGTTCGATTCGCGATTTCTGCGGATGTTCCAACATTTCCACcccgattgagaatccatcgatgGATCTGATAGCTACGAGCACGGCGAACTTACCAACAGTCAATACAGGGCAGACTTTCTCAC AATTCAACTTTGGCAGCATTCTGGAGAACCAACCAGCCTCTTCCAGAGGCAATATTCTCTTCTAG
- the LOC143147054 gene encoding uncharacterized protein LOC143147054 isoform X1: MEDEINCEDPQFISMFESCLRVEFETARNTLLGLKSEINDLKVKVHTQLKTRKELKERVKNSQENVSILTYTLNKQVKHVAEISDTVELTKSNLDSDHKIMMFESERRENILKKYENTWQTYQAKYEDFPLANTRKEAKMKLEKLRVEEMVIQYKINEIKKASRQRERITWLRLRERIVEFARDILNNRALDQKLINLNKGIVDLKEQLTAMDNERAAQLQIQEEEKRARALKMLEMPPPKVNLNHMRKIYGSGLKTNFVDGWKSNFENSFDSMSIDTLMLEEMCLADENPQQSNSQNSNQIRTNKNSSPGNASIDSSKSQEEMEHVDAIDTEPNEELDQRMEDEVQQEGLKEAAVPLSGDKLIVEGNEDQKEEEEEEEVPAKRMKLIVEDDKNVSPTSTSKGTGLERTKSQLVDAFTGPRIARIQEVRYKVSPMTKMVQSQPSPSRAVGTDKGNSSFSKVAAGKGYTVDGFASPGILKIGTDRYKVSPMTKTVQSKPNSSSIHLPYGSPCPEILEIGTDRYKVSSMTKTIQNKLNSSSIHLPYGSPCPEILEIGTDRYKVSPMTKTVQSKLNSSSSQLLNRSPGPGISRREADCYKISPMIKRTQSKPGSHMAAPSSCPTVSKIGASLYNASPRTRTVQSKPNIPSRHMPDESPGPGISRIGADRCNVSPMTKIEQSNLNPSRSFNYGYSDKDNSSFCATSNRAAEKDSHLADRSPGLGIMRILEDRCNVSPIRKVNSINSNPCSMFTPGNYDYSNISNMSFFANDNLPNLKGDQISLYDGSIRDFCGCSNISTPIENPSMDLIATSTANLPTVNTGQTFSQFNFGSILENQPASSRGNILF; the protein is encoded by the exons ATGGAGGATGAAATTAATTGCGAGGATCCGCAGTTCATAAGTATGTTTGAATCCTGTCTTCGCGTGGAATTCGAGACAGCAAGAAACACTCTATTAG GTCTCAAGAGTGAAATAAACGATCTCAAGGTCAAGGTGCATACGCAATTGAAAACCAGAAAGGAGCTGAAGGAGAGGGTGAAAAATTCACAGGAGAACGTTTCGATCCTAACCTATACTTTGAATAA ACAGGTCAAACACGTCGCCGAAATTTCCGATACAGTCGAGTTAACGAAGTCTAACCTGGACAGTGATCACAAAATCATGATGTTCGAATCGGAACGACGCGAAAATATTCTCAAGAAGTACGAGAACACGTGGCAGACGTATCAG GCGAAGTACGAAGACTTCCCATTAGCGAACACCAGAAAGGAAGCGAAAATGAAACTGGAGAAGCTTCGAGTTGAAGAAATGGTGATCCAGTATAAAATTAACGAGATAAAGAAAGCATCGAGGCAACGTGAACGTATTACGTGGTTGAGACTCCGCGAAAGGATCGTTGAGTTTGCACGTGATATTTTAAACAACAGAGCCCTCGACCAGAAATTGATCAACTTGAATAAAGGTATCGTCGACCTTAAAGAACAGCTGACCGCCATGGATAATGAG cGAGCTGCTCAGCTGCAGAttcaagaagaagagaagagggCACGTGCCTTGAAGATGTTGGAAATGCCCCCACCGAAGGTTAACTTGAATCACATGCGAAAGATTTATGGTAGCGGATTGAAGACCAACTTCGTGGATGGCTGGAAATCGAATTTCGAGAATTCCTTTG ACTCCATGTCGATCGACACCTTGATGTTGGAGGAGATGTGCTTGGCAGACGAGAACCCCCAGCAGTCGAATTCTCAGAACTCGAACCAGATTCGGACCAATAAGAATTCCAGTCCTGGGAACGCGTCGATCGATTCCAGTAAGAGCCAGGAGGAAATGGAACACGTGGACGCGATCGATACAGAGCCAAACGAGGAACTGGATCAACGAATGGAGGACGAAGTTCAACAAGAGGGTTTGAAGGAGGCTGCGGTGCCTTTGAGCGGAGATAAGCTCATAGTCGAAGGGAACGAGGatcagaaggaggaggaggaggaagaggaagttCCAGCGAAGAGGATGAAGTTGATCGTTGAGGATGATAAGAACGTGTCACCAACGAGTACATCGAAAGGTACGGGTCTGGAAAGGACGAAGAGTCAGTTGGTCGATGCATTTACTGGTCCGAGGATCGCAAGGATTCAGGAGGTCCGTTACAAAGTATCACCGATGACGAAGATGGTGCAGAGCCAACCTAGTCCCTCCAGGGCAGTTGGCACTGACAAGGGCAATTCCAGCTTCTCCAAGGTAGCTGCTGGAAAAGGTTACACGGTCGATGGGTTTGCCAGTCCAGGGATCTTGAAGATCGGGACAGATCGTTACAAAGTATCACCCATGACGAAGACAGTCCAGAGTAAACCCAACAGTTCCA GTATTCACTTGCCCTACGGATCTCCGTGTCCAGAGATTTTGGAGATCGGGACAGATCGTTACAAAGTATCATCCATGACGAAGACAATCCAGAATAAACTCAACAGTTCTA GTATTCACTTGCCCTACGGATCTCCGTGTCCAGAGATTTTGGAGATCGGGACAGATCGTTACAAAGTATCACCCATGACGAAGACAGTCCAGAGTAAACTCAACAGTTCCAGTAG TCAGTTGCTTAATAGATCTCCTGGTCCAGGAATCTCGAGGAGAGAGGCAGATTGTTACAAAATATCACCAATGATTAAGAGAACGCAGAGTAAACCAG GTAGTCACATGGCTGCTCCATCTTCGTGTCCAACAGTCTCGAAGATCGGGGCTAGCCTGTACAATGCATCACCAAGGACGAGGACAGTGCAGAGCAAACCTAATATCCCCA GTCGTCACATGCCCGATGAATCTCCAGGTCCAGGGATTTCCAGGATAGGAGCAGATCGTTGCAACGTGTCACCAATGACGAAGATAGAACAGAGCAATCTTAATCCCTCCAGGTCTTTCAACTATGGCTACTCTGATAAGGACAACTCCAGCTTCTGCGCGACTAGCAACCGAGCTGCTGAAAAAGATAGCCACCTGGCCGATAGATCTCCAGGTCTAGGGATTATGAGGATCCTGGAGGATCGTTGCAACGTATCACCAATTAGGAAGGTAAATTCGATCAACTCGAATCCCTGCAGTATGTTCACTCCAGGCAACTACGACTACTCCAATATCAGCAACATGAGCTTCTTCGCCAATGACAATTTACCAAATCTGAAAG GCGATCAAATATCACTGTACGACGGTTCGATTCGCGATTTCTGCGGATGTTCCAACATTTCCACcccgattgagaatccatcgatgGATCTGATAGCTACGAGCACGGCGAACTTACCAACAGTCAATACAGGGCAGACTTTCTCAC AATTCAACTTTGGCAGCATTCTGGAGAACCAACCAGCCTCTTCCAGAGGCAATATTCTCTTCTAG
- the LOC143147054 gene encoding uncharacterized protein LOC143147054 isoform X3, translating to MEDEINCEDPQFISMFESCLRVEFETARNTLLGLKSEINDLKVKVHTQLKTRKELKERVKNSQENVSILTYTLNKQVKHVAEISDTVELTKSNLDSDHKIMMFESERRENILKKYENTWQTYQRAAQLQIQEEEKRARALKMLEMPPPKVNLNHMRKIYGSGLKTNFVDGWKSNFENSFDSMSIDTLMLEEMCLADENPQQSNSQNSNQIRTNKNSSPGNASIDSSKSQEEMEHVDAIDTEPNEELDQRMEDEVQQEGLKEAAVPLSGDKLIVEGNEDQKEEEEEEEVPAKRMKLIVEDDKNVSPTSTSKGTGLERTKSQLVDAFTGPRIARIQEVRYKVSPMTKMVQSQPSPSRAVGTDKGNSSFSKVAAGKGYTVDGFASPGILKIGTDRYKVSPMTKTVQSKPNSSSIHLPYGSPCPEILEIGTDRYKVSSMTKTIQNKLNSSSIHLPYGSPCPEILEIGTDRYKVSPMTKTVQSKLNSSSSQLLNRSPGPGISRREADCYKISPMIKRTQSKPGSHMAAPSSCPTVSKIGASLYNASPRTRTVQSKPNIPSRHMPDESPGPGISRIGADRCNVSPMTKIEQSNLNPSRSFNYGYSDKDNSSFCATSNRAAEKDSHLADRSPGLGIMRILEDRCNVSPIRKVNSINSNPCSMFTPGNYDYSNISNMSFFANDNLPNLKGDQISLYDGSIRDFCGCSNISTPIENPSMDLIATSTANLPTVNTGQTFSQFNFGSILENQPASSRGNILF from the exons ATGGAGGATGAAATTAATTGCGAGGATCCGCAGTTCATAAGTATGTTTGAATCCTGTCTTCGCGTGGAATTCGAGACAGCAAGAAACACTCTATTAG GTCTCAAGAGTGAAATAAACGATCTCAAGGTCAAGGTGCATACGCAATTGAAAACCAGAAAGGAGCTGAAGGAGAGGGTGAAAAATTCACAGGAGAACGTTTCGATCCTAACCTATACTTTGAATAA ACAGGTCAAACACGTCGCCGAAATTTCCGATACAGTCGAGTTAACGAAGTCTAACCTGGACAGTGATCACAAAATCATGATGTTCGAATCGGAACGACGCGAAAATATTCTCAAGAAGTACGAGAACACGTGGCAGACGTATCAG cGAGCTGCTCAGCTGCAGAttcaagaagaagagaagagggCACGTGCCTTGAAGATGTTGGAAATGCCCCCACCGAAGGTTAACTTGAATCACATGCGAAAGATTTATGGTAGCGGATTGAAGACCAACTTCGTGGATGGCTGGAAATCGAATTTCGAGAATTCCTTTG ACTCCATGTCGATCGACACCTTGATGTTGGAGGAGATGTGCTTGGCAGACGAGAACCCCCAGCAGTCGAATTCTCAGAACTCGAACCAGATTCGGACCAATAAGAATTCCAGTCCTGGGAACGCGTCGATCGATTCCAGTAAGAGCCAGGAGGAAATGGAACACGTGGACGCGATCGATACAGAGCCAAACGAGGAACTGGATCAACGAATGGAGGACGAAGTTCAACAAGAGGGTTTGAAGGAGGCTGCGGTGCCTTTGAGCGGAGATAAGCTCATAGTCGAAGGGAACGAGGatcagaaggaggaggaggaggaagaggaagttCCAGCGAAGAGGATGAAGTTGATCGTTGAGGATGATAAGAACGTGTCACCAACGAGTACATCGAAAGGTACGGGTCTGGAAAGGACGAAGAGTCAGTTGGTCGATGCATTTACTGGTCCGAGGATCGCAAGGATTCAGGAGGTCCGTTACAAAGTATCACCGATGACGAAGATGGTGCAGAGCCAACCTAGTCCCTCCAGGGCAGTTGGCACTGACAAGGGCAATTCCAGCTTCTCCAAGGTAGCTGCTGGAAAAGGTTACACGGTCGATGGGTTTGCCAGTCCAGGGATCTTGAAGATCGGGACAGATCGTTACAAAGTATCACCCATGACGAAGACAGTCCAGAGTAAACCCAACAGTTCCA GTATTCACTTGCCCTACGGATCTCCGTGTCCAGAGATTTTGGAGATCGGGACAGATCGTTACAAAGTATCATCCATGACGAAGACAATCCAGAATAAACTCAACAGTTCTA GTATTCACTTGCCCTACGGATCTCCGTGTCCAGAGATTTTGGAGATCGGGACAGATCGTTACAAAGTATCACCCATGACGAAGACAGTCCAGAGTAAACTCAACAGTTCCAGTAG TCAGTTGCTTAATAGATCTCCTGGTCCAGGAATCTCGAGGAGAGAGGCAGATTGTTACAAAATATCACCAATGATTAAGAGAACGCAGAGTAAACCAG GTAGTCACATGGCTGCTCCATCTTCGTGTCCAACAGTCTCGAAGATCGGGGCTAGCCTGTACAATGCATCACCAAGGACGAGGACAGTGCAGAGCAAACCTAATATCCCCA GTCGTCACATGCCCGATGAATCTCCAGGTCCAGGGATTTCCAGGATAGGAGCAGATCGTTGCAACGTGTCACCAATGACGAAGATAGAACAGAGCAATCTTAATCCCTCCAGGTCTTTCAACTATGGCTACTCTGATAAGGACAACTCCAGCTTCTGCGCGACTAGCAACCGAGCTGCTGAAAAAGATAGCCACCTGGCCGATAGATCTCCAGGTCTAGGGATTATGAGGATCCTGGAGGATCGTTGCAACGTATCACCAATTAGGAAGGTAAATTCGATCAACTCGAATCCCTGCAGTATGTTCACTCCAGGCAACTACGACTACTCCAATATCAGCAACATGAGCTTCTTCGCCAATGACAATTTACCAAATCTGAAAG GCGATCAAATATCACTGTACGACGGTTCGATTCGCGATTTCTGCGGATGTTCCAACATTTCCACcccgattgagaatccatcgatgGATCTGATAGCTACGAGCACGGCGAACTTACCAACAGTCAATACAGGGCAGACTTTCTCAC AATTCAACTTTGGCAGCATTCTGGAGAACCAACCAGCCTCTTCCAGAGGCAATATTCTCTTCTAG